A stretch of DNA from Arachis hypogaea cultivar Tifrunner chromosome 19, arahy.Tifrunner.gnm2.J5K5, whole genome shotgun sequence:
gagaaccggaggttctcagtatcgTAACAatgcccaataatgtaagatgtaaggtttCGAGACGCcaaggcaatcctaaaacttcacaccaaacagatattcaagcttaacataaataaataaattaaaccataaaccatcagcatggttatctaaacttaggggatttctaactaaaactagtcaccACTGTCCCACagtcttcaccaacctaccctctATGCGATCCCATCACTagcgcctacctaacctcctcagcaccagacaaacattgataatgcaagcaaggaaaacacaggtattattcatatatataacaagtaattcaagaagcaagtaggcatattatacaattatgcaaacccaagtaatcaaagcaaacaagcacataagagatgcatatgatgaatgcctgtcctattggctcgtgatatcacttgtcggtctgtaaatgccaacccgacacatccttctagatgtagccttttctgtcacgccagagatatagtgccctgcacactcatgcagcagcaaATCTAAtacgccagagatatagtgccctacACACTCATGCAGTAGGGAGTCTATTACACCAGgaatataggccccgcacacttcaTGTAGCAGAGAAGGAAACAACAACAACCACTCATGCAACAGAGAAATctgctacgccagggatataggccatGCACACTCTTAACATCAACAaatcatgcagcagagaaatctgctacgccgaagatataggctccgcacactttCAATAACAACTAGTCATGCAGCAGAAAAATCTGCTACGCTGGGGATATAGGCCTCGCACACTTTCAACATTCATCAAGATCATCATTCCTTgttgagtcctcgactcatcacaaccatcatcaattcataatttccattccgaactcattagttcatcagTTTCTCAATTTGTTGTCAGTATTCACCAAGTgcactactcttccttctctctcaaccaaactcatccttAATACACCAGAAACATAAACttccgttctctaacttttcaaagtaatACCCAAATAAATCCACCCAAGACCTTCTCTATGGTTAACATCCAAAACAAGCCAAAaagtcttaaataggtgtcacagaagtttacaagcttgttagGAAagtgaaacagttaaaaacaagattttagttgaaaaacagggcatgtgcgtacgcacaagggagGTTAAGTACCCGACATGGTTAGCGAATGTGGTACTGGTAAAAAAGCAAAATGGGAAGTGGAGGATGTGTGTCGATTATACCGACCTCAACGAAGCGTGTCCTAAGGACCGATATCCCTTGCCCAACATTGATTTTTTGGTGGATTCTTCCTCAGGATACCAGTACCTATCATTCATGGATGcgtactcgggatataatcaaatcttgATGTATAAGTCGGACCAGGAAAAGACATCGTTCATCACACCCAGAGTAAActactgctacgtggtcatgccttttggattaaagaatgcaggggccatatatcaaaggctgatgaaccaGATGTTCGCACCCCATCTCGGAAGCTTAATGGAAGTCTGTGTGGATGATATAttagtaaaaaccaaggatgaGACCTGCCTTTTAgtcgacctctcacaagtctttaaCACCATAAGAAgacatgggatgagactaaatcccaccAAATGTACTTTCGCAGTGGAGGCGGGAAAATTTCTGGGtattatgctcacacaaagggggattGAGGCTAACCCtgacaagtgtagagctatctTAGAGATGAAAAGCCTGACATGCGTCAAAGAAGTCCAACAATTGAACGGCCGACTTGCAGCACTGTTCAGATTTCTGGTAGGATCGGCCTTAAGGTATTTGCACTTTTTTCTCTACTAAGAAAAAGGTGCCAATTTGAATGGACCCTGAGTGTGAAGAAGATTTCTAagaattcaagaagttcttgagcCAGCCACCAGTCCTTACCCGGCCTAAGGCAGGAGATGACCTCGTACTATACCTAGCTGTCGCTAAGAAAGCAGTAGCATCAGCCTTAGTTCGAGAAGATGAGGTCAGACAGCATCCAGTTTATTTCACCAGCAAAGTCTTACAAGGACCCGAATTAAGGTATCAAAAGATACAAAAATTCACACACGCCTTAATTCTGGCGTCCAGAAGACTCCGaccttactttcaggctcacactATAAGAGTCCGAACaaaccagcccatgaagcaaatccttcaaAAAATAGACATTACAGGTCGTATGGTTCAATGGGTTATAGAGCTATCCGAATTCGACTTGAAATATGAAACTCGGACAacaattaaagcccaatgccttaCCGACTTCCTAGCAGAATACACAGGCGACAAAAGCGAAGCCTCTACAACTTGGAGCCTTTATGTGGATGGATCCTCTAATAAAGTCGGGACCAGCGCTGGTATAATCTTAGTGAATGAAGAGGGGACTCAAATAGAAGTCTCCTTGAAGTTCTAATTCGCTGCTTCCAACAACCAAACTGAATATGAGGCCTTAATAGCAAGGTTGAAACTCGCCAAAGAAGTCGGTGTGACCAAGGTAATAGTCTTCAGTGACTCCTAAGTAGTAACTTCTCAGATCAATGGAGAGTACCAGGCAAAGGATcccaatatgaaaaggtacttggagAAAATACTCGAGCATCTTAGGCAATTTCAGGAGACCGAGGTTAAGCACATAACTTGGGAACTCAACAGCAGAGTCGATGCCttctccaagttagcaagtaccaagcctgGAGAAAACAACAGAAGTTTGAAACAAGAGACTCTCCAGGAGCCCTCGGTTACGAAGACGGATAACAAATTGGACGTTCTACCTGTTTGTGGCTTAAATCTtggatggatgacccctatagtCGAGTatttgaaattcgacatcctccccgaGGATCAGAAGGAAGCCAAGAAACTTCTGAAGGAAGCACAAAACTACACTTTGGCACAAAACGTCCTTTATAAAAGAAGGATATCTACACCATTGTTAAAATACGTTCTGACTTTTAAGATAGAGGAAGTCTTAGAAGAAGTGCACAACGGTATTTGTAGGAATCACCTCATAGCAAGGTCTTTAGCTAGGAAGGTGATCCGAGCTGGGTTCTTCTGGCCGACTTTACAAAAGGACGCCATCGACTTCGTGAAAAAGGTGCTAACCCTGTCAGATGCATGCGAACTTCCACGTCGCTCACCCCGAAGAGCTCATTAGCGTGACCTCTCCCTGGTCTTTTGCGAAATGGGGATTGGACCTACTCAGACCTTTTTCCCAAGCTCCTGGGCAGGTCAAATACCTGATTGTGTGAATGGATTATTTCACCAAGTGGATAGAAGTAGAGCTGCTGGCCACCATCACaactcaaagaagtcggaggttcctgtACAAGAATATCATTACCCGATTTGGAGTCCCTCActccattactacagataatgaCACACGGTTCACCGACAGAATATTCAGAAATTTGGTGGCCagcatgaagatcaagcatcaattcACATCAGTAGagcatcctcaagccaatgggtaggccgaagctgccaataaagtcatattggcagggttAAGAGAGAGGTTGCAGGAGGCGAAGGGAACTTGGGTTGAGAGCTCCCTCAGGTACTATGGGCTAATAGAACAACACCTCACTCCAtgactggagaaacacccttccgacttgcatatggaatagaagccatgatcccagtagagataaATGAGCAAAGTCCACTGGTGAAATTTTATGATCAATTCGGAAATGTTCAAACCCAAAAAGAAGAACTCGaactacttccagaagtccgagagcAAGCACAAATAAGACAAGTAGCGTTAAAGCAAAGGATGGCATGTAGATACAATCAAAAAGTCATTCAAAGAAGCTTCGCCACAAATGACTTAGTCCTGATACGAAATGACATCGGAGTGAACAAGTCGAGTGAAGGAAAACTTGCTGCGACTGGAAAGGACCTTTCAAGATAACTGAAGTCTTGGGAAAAAGTTACTACAAGGTATCTGACCTGAATGGAACTGAGCTCCccaggtcatggcatgcttgcaATTTAAAGAGAATTATATCTAGAAGCGTGCTCCGTtctctgatgtactctttttccgaCTTCACGGTTTTTTTCTAAGAAGGGTTTTCCTAaagggggttttaacgaggcatcaaagcGGGGCAAGGGGCATGAATTTTATACCCTTAGTAGCCAAAGCATCTTTGTAAAGTCATGTTTCACTAACGATAATATTTCCTTTTCTCAAGTTCCATTATTATTTCTACGACACACATTAACTTAAGCTCGAAAAAACGCAAAAATCTGTTGCCCGACCTATGTGGTCGGcaagatgaagcgacgaggtataagtcggtgtaaagagggtATAAAAGACGATCATATAAAACTCGTGAGTAAACGACTTACAAGTCGATAAATGCCCGAGCAAATCAAAATGCATCACAAAAATAGCCTAAGTTATGAAAACGATTCAATAACAAAACAAATTGAACGTTCGTGCTAAGTAATGGAAGAGCTCACTTCTTCAAGTCTTAAAGATCTAAGATACTCAACGAAGGCTGGCGTCAAAAGCCTCACAAATAGTTTAAATAGAAGATATATCAGTTTTTATAAGATTAATAACATCctaaaaataaaggataaaatgTTAAAAGGCTTCGTGAAAAGCCTCATCAACAGCCACCAAAATAGCTCAACAATAGCTGAAAGATCTTTTTAAAACACCTGCAAGCCAAAGAATAGTTGAAAAATCCTATGAAAAAGGATCAGCATTCATAGTAAAAGTTGTTAAAGATCCCTTCCAAAGGGTCAGAGTCAGAAATAAACAAACCAACAACATTCAACGCATACATAAAAGTGTTCATAAAAAAGGGTCCCACAAGTCGggccttaataaaaaaaattaaacagggCCAATACGAGGGTTTTGATCATCAACTGAAGAAGAAGTCGGATCAGCAGCAGTAGTTGGAGGGGTCGGGAGAATCTCTTCGGAAGGAACAACCTCAGGCAGACTTGAAGAACTCGGAGGGACTTCTAAAGAGGTGGCGGCTTCTTGGGGAAGAGACTCCACCAAGCGTTGCCCAGC
This window harbors:
- the LOC140182382 gene encoding uncharacterized protein, producing the protein MKRYLEKILEHLRQFQETEVKHITWELNSRVDAFSKLASTKPGENNRSLKQETLQEPSVTKTDNKLDVLPVCGLNLGWMTPIVEYLKFDILPEDQKEAKKLLKEAQNYTLAQNVLYKRRISTPLLKYVLTFKIEEVLEEVHNGICRNHLIARSLARKVIRAGFFWPTLQKDAIDFVKKVLTLSDACELPRRSPRRAH